A window from Cydia pomonella isolate Wapato2018A chromosome 8, ilCydPomo1, whole genome shotgun sequence encodes these proteins:
- the LOC133520575 gene encoding uncharacterized protein LOC133520575, with product MAPPRGSELSLRARLAQEAFICFAFWLAVSALPALAISYILVSISQHLWLKLLSSRYSKLEFIRIDTVRSLLDTHRNQGIINVLLTVNGTLDAEKIKQQLSHHVIERRDKNGELTFPRLRHQLVSCWGNYAWNKNVPFRPENHIIVASGVHRGRPVTDSNIQEFISEIVSKYFPSEQSPWQYIIIPNTSPEPKYHILVRVHHLLLSGKKSLNIGDMLMVEPLNVTGRMPHTEYTQQSPLNKLMPTSSAIPELIEKLSDNLSNAWNEFISEYDPVESPRAHKTLPGAFHVAGLVLISGACALRELTKRRSTDEFRNVAPLTATTFIAAVQRECKRRNLTIPKVILSPLVTADPRKWPRRAFGTFISVTRAVVRLPIRIRDEIRALNELKKTGQVIYPNTLTWKYAGLAQLSVRAMGEAWQTMAEIYKAPATLWSDTVGANDGQRHQLQTVNLCGRKVAAWSRPVSRTAVERAARALGVSSTDVALFAATEALRSFFDLSQNRTPDTVLTTARAAPEDFLFTFSEGDGKKYKKSQTGGMICLSLPVGATPRRIASVVEQACQRQGALASAWAAQARYGALTRAVPSPIARLTLNLLSRKYAVSYAEISAPVNARPRTTLWGHTVDAVVYWRPPQANISMSLTVIQYAASVRLAVMADARLSPAQRVPASRWPAVVEHLVAKVDAEIARISAQARDIPQILTPPETEEGEQSSDSVLEASSSTSSLRPPATQIASPPPIRRRTTHH from the exons ATGGCGCCGCCGCGGGGCTCGGAGCTGTCTCTGCGCGCCCGGCTCGCGCAGGAGGCCTTCATATGCTTCGCGTTCTGGCTGGCCGTGTCGGCTCTACCCGCGCTGGCTATCTCCTACATAC TGGTAAGCATCAGCCAACACCTATGGCTAAAGCTGCTGTCCAGCCGATATTCAAAGCTGGAGTTCATTCGCATCGACACAGTGCGATCTCTGCTCGATACGCACCGCAACCAAGGCATTATCAACGTGCTACTTACAGTCAATG GTACATTAGATGCCGAGAAAATCAAGCAGCAGCTCAGCCACCACGTGATCGAGCGGCGCGACAAAAACGGCGAGCTGACATTCCCGCGGCTGCGGCACCAGCTGGTGTCCTGTTGGGGAAACTACGCTTGGAATAAGAACGTGCCCTTCAGGCCGGAAAACCATATCATTGTGGCCAGTGGCGTGCATCGGGGAAGACCTGTCACTGACAGTAACATACAG gaaTTTATCAGCGAAATAGTCTCCAAATACTTCCCAAGTGAACAGTCACCGTGGCAGTACATAATCATCCCCAATACGTCACCGGAGCCCAAGTACCACATCCTAGTCCGCGTGCACCATTTACTCCTCTCTGGCAAGAAGTCCCTCAATATCGGCGACATGCTCATGGTGGAACCGCTCAATGTCACTGGCAGAATGCCACACACCGAGTACACGCAACAGAGCCCTTTAAACAAACTCATGCCTACCTCATCAGCTATTCCAGAACTGATAGAGAAGCTGAGTGATAACCTATCCAACGCTTGGAATGAATTCATCTCAGAGTATGATCCTGTAGAAAGTCCACGCGCCCACAAAACGTTGCCTGGTGCGTTCCATGTGGCCGGCTTAGTACTGATATCTGGCGCCTGTGCTTTGAGAGAACTCACTAAGAGGAGGTCAACTGATGAGTTTAGAAATGTTGCGCCTCTAACTGCTACAACGTTTATAGCTGCGGTTCAACGAGAGTGCAAACGTCGGAATTTGACAATACCAAAG GTCATACTGTCTCCACTCGTAACCGCAGATCCTCGAAAATGGCCGCGGCGTGCTTTCGGAACCTTCATATCAGTGACTCGCGCGGTGGTGAGACTCCCCATTCGCATCCGCGACGAGATACGAGCTCTGAACGAATTGAAGAAGACTGGCCAAGTGATATACCCCAACACGTTGACGTGGAAGTATGCTGGGCTTGCGCAGCTGTCCGTGCGGGCTATGGGAGAGGCTTGGCAGACTATGGCAGAGATCTATAAGGCCCCGGCTACGCTATGGAGCGACACTGTTGGGGCTAATGACGGACAACGCCATCAACTGCAGACTGTCAATTTGTGCGGAAGAAAG gtAGCGGCCTGGTCGCGGCCCGTTTCCCGAACAGCCGTGGAACGCGCCGCGCGCGCTCTCGGCGTCTCCTCCACCGACGTGGCGCTGTTCGCCGCCACCGAAGCCCTGCGGTCCTTCTTCGACCTCTCGCAGAACAGGACGCCCGATACGGTCCTCACTACTGCGCGAGCCGCGCCGGAAGATTTCCTATTCACTTTTTCCGAGGGAGATGGGAAGAAGTATAAGAAGTCGCAAACGGGAG GAATGATCTGCCTATCTCTCCCCGTGGGCGCAACACCGCGTCGCATAGCTTCAGTGGTCGAACAAGCATGTCAACGCCAAGGCGCGCTAGCGAGTGCCTGGGCCGCTCAAGCACGCTACGGCGCTCTGACCCGCGCCGTGCCTTCCCCAATAGCACGGCTGACATTGAATCTGCTGTCGAGGAAATATGCCGTGTCTTATGCGGAGATTAGTGCGCCAGTAAACGCGCGCCCGAGGACTACGCTCTGGGGACATACTGTCGATGCCGTTGTGTATTGGCGGCCACCGCAAGCTAACATTA GCATGTCCCTCACGGTGATCCAGTACGCGGCCAGCGTGCGGCTGGCGGTGATGGCGGACGCGCGCCTGTCGCCGGCGCAGCGCGTGCCCGCCAGCCGCTGGCCGGCCGTGGTGGAGCACCTGGTGGCGAAGGTCGACGCCGAGATCGCGCGCATCTCCGCCCAGGCCAGGGACATACCGCAAATACTGACGCCGCCAGAAACGGAGGAGGGCGAACAATCTTCCGATTCTGTTCTAGAAGCTTCTTCTAGTACTAGCTCTTTAAGACCGCCGGCGACTCAGATAGCTAGTCCGCCGCCTATTCGTAGGCGGACGACGCATCATTAG